One window of Candidatus Nanosynbacter sp. HMT-352 genomic DNA carries:
- a CDS encoding polysaccharide deacetylase family protein, translating to MRIQRKKAKPKSKKLFIIIPFLILLFSAGLFGIYFLNQSHSRQTTAPSDEKYYFADSKYSGIRSKFVTRDNKREKVSIEYPITENEKINRLISESIDKIDRDFQNTVLLATVFDKPMTETIGYQVTHNTSEALSIVVNIKQDMNGAHPASMTQFWTFDKKSGEVVGLADFTEQSDEAAEAIISAAKDSISQTIKQRQQPEIDLNEIINKEALSNFIITNDGNSLAWPLGQASLLPSSYGELTITVPISSVSKYLQNPTARKFANIPKPAEKPKPAPVAPTPTVANKTIALTFDDGPGPYTEKLLDILDKYDAKATFFLIGSKVSARANTLRRMQSRGHQLGNHSWSHPELNKVSAEQLASEIDQTNNAIKQAVGAKPNIIRPPYGAFNRAVLEQFRQRGMSAVVWSVDTRDWADRNSEIVCSRAVAGARNGAVILMHDIHPTSVNAVPCILDSLKQQGYSFVTVQNLIGDMTPGAVYP from the coding sequence AAACCAAAATCGAAAAAACTATTTATTATCATACCGTTTTTGATATTGCTATTTTCGGCAGGGCTATTTGGGATATATTTCCTCAATCAATCACACTCGCGACAAACGACTGCGCCATCTGACGAAAAGTATTATTTTGCCGATTCGAAATATTCTGGCATTCGTTCAAAGTTCGTCACCAGAGATAACAAACGAGAAAAAGTTTCAATTGAATATCCAATCACGGAAAATGAAAAGATTAATCGCTTAATTAGTGAGTCGATTGATAAAATTGATCGCGATTTTCAAAATACGGTTTTACTGGCGACAGTTTTTGACAAGCCAATGACCGAAACAATTGGCTATCAAGTCACGCACAACACTTCAGAGGCGCTGTCAATTGTCGTCAATATTAAGCAGGATATGAACGGCGCACATCCAGCATCAATGACGCAATTTTGGACTTTCGACAAAAAATCTGGCGAAGTTGTCGGCTTAGCTGATTTTACAGAACAGTCCGATGAAGCCGCCGAAGCAATCATATCCGCTGCCAAAGACAGCATTTCTCAGACCATCAAGCAACGCCAGCAGCCAGAGATTGACCTGAATGAAATCATAAATAAAGAAGCTTTGTCTAATTTCATCATCACTAACGACGGCAATTCATTGGCTTGGCCACTCGGTCAAGCGTCGCTACTGCCATCATCTTACGGCGAATTGACAATTACCGTGCCAATTTCCTCCGTCTCTAAATATCTGCAAAACCCAACGGCGAGAAAATTCGCCAACATCCCCAAACCTGCAGAAAAACCAAAACCAGCGCCCGTAGCTCCAACGCCTACCGTCGCAAATAAAACAATTGCTCTAACTTTTGACGACGGACCCGGACCATACACCGAAAAACTGTTGGATATATTGGATAAGTACGACGCCAAAGCGACATTTTTCCTAATCGGCAGCAAAGTTTCAGCACGTGCCAATACATTACGCCGTATGCAGTCGCGCGGACATCAATTAGGTAATCACTCTTGGTCACATCCAGAGTTAAATAAGGTTTCAGCGGAGCAACTCGCTAGTGAAATTGACCAGACAAATAACGCCATAAAACAAGCCGTCGGCGCCAAACCTAACATCATACGTCCACCATATGGCGCGTTTAATCGGGCTGTTTTGGAGCAATTCCGTCAACGGGGAATGTCGGCAGTGGTTTGGTCTGTCGATACGCGCGACTGGGCTGATCGTAATAGCGAAATCGTCTGTTCAAGGGCTGTCGCTGGCGCTCGCAACGGAGCTGTGATTTTAATGCACGATATTCATCCGACATCCGTGAATGCCGTTCCTTGTATTCTTGACTCACTCAAGCAACAAGGCTATTCATTCGTAACGGTACAAAATTTAATCGGTGACATGACACCGGGCGCCGTTTATCCGTAA